The genomic segment AATCACCCGGGGCAGCGCCTGCGAGCACTTCACGTCGAAGACGACCTCGGCCCCCGGCCGCTCCGCGAGCACTTCCCGCGCAAAGAGGAGGAGCAGGTGGTCGCCCCGGATGATCTTCCCCTCCTCGGTCACCGCGCCGATCCGGTCCGCGTCCCCGTCGAGTCCCGCGCCGAGGTCCGCATCGGTCGCGCGGACGCGCGCGATCAGGTCCTGCACGTACTCGTCCACGGTCGGGTCCGGGTGGTGGTTCGGGAAGGTCCCGTCCGACTCGCAGTAGAGGCCGTCCACGTCGATTCCCGCGGCGGTCAGCGCGCGCACCGCGACGACGCTCCCCACCCCGTTCCCGCAGTCGAGCACCATGCGCACGTCGCCTTCGACCCGTCCGCGCGCGACGATCTCATCCACGTAGCGGTCGAGGATCTCCGCCTCCCGGATCTCCCCGCGGCCCGACGCGAAGTCCTCCGCCTCGATCCGGTCCCGGAGCGCCCGGATCGCCGAGCCGTAGAGCGACCCGCCGTCCCGCACAAGCTTGATTCCGTTGTATTCGGGCGGGTTGTGGGACCCGGTGATCTGGATCGCCCCGTCCGTCCCGAACTCGATCGCCGCGAAATAGAGGGTGGGCGTGGGGACGGTCCCGACCGTCGTCACGTCGACGCCGCTGGCGCACAGACCGCGGCACAGCGCGGCGGTGAGCGCCGGCGACGAGGGCCGGTTGTCGTGCCCCACGACGACGCGCGGCGACGGCCGCCCGGCGAGTT from the Candidatus Palauibacter polyketidifaciens genome contains:
- a CDS encoding phosphomannomutase/phosphoglucomutase, whose product is MRIHSGIFREYDIRGIVGDDLTETAAELVGRAFGTELAGRPSPRVVVGHDNRPSSPALTAALCRGLCASGVDVTTVGTVPTPTLYFAAIEFGTDGAIQITGSHNPPEYNGIKLVRDGGSLYGSAIRALRDRIEAEDFASGRGEIREAEILDRYVDEIVARGRVEGDVRMVLDCGNGVGSVVAVRALTAAGIDVDGLYCESDGTFPNHHPDPTVDEYVQDLIARVRATDADLGAGLDGDADRIGAVTEEGKIIRGDHLLLLFAREVLAERPGAEVVFDVKCSQALPRVIRADGGVPVMWKTGHSLIKERMRAGGSPISGEMSGHICFADRFFGTDDAIYAAARLAGLVSRSGRPLSELAAEIPSYPATPELRIDCPEERKFGVVAEAVRFFRERYEVIDIDGVRVLFEGGWLLIRASNTQPVVVARIEADTETRVREIAEVARTFLAGQGVDLPAI